The following coding sequences lie in one Spirosoma sp. KUDC1026 genomic window:
- a CDS encoding glycoside hydrolase family 5 protein: MHRRLFLQASLTAAAGLSQLPQQTLAYAASLPDPKPGNLPRWRGFNLLEKFVAGSTGPEPEGPYQERDFEWIANWDFNFVRLPMSYQCWATPDPKHWTKINERVLREVDQAVDYGKQYKLHVNLNLHRIPGYCVNPPAEPLNLWTDEQALEAAVFHWKHLAERYKGRPNREVSFDLINEPNTNEASYVRVVTALVEGIRSVDPERLIIVDGLQYGNQPVPQLAKLKLAQSTRGYLPMNVSHYGASWVPTLSDAPPPTWPANWMNVTWNAETLRKVAISPWQKLEKEGVGVHVGEWGCFNKTPHDVALRWMEDQLRLWKKAGWGWALWNFRGAFGILNSDRADVTYKNYQGEQLDEKMLKLLQNY; the protein is encoded by the coding sequence ATGCACCGCCGTCTGTTTCTTCAAGCGTCGCTTACCGCAGCGGCTGGCCTCTCGCAACTGCCCCAGCAAACACTAGCCTACGCTGCTTCGCTGCCCGATCCCAAACCTGGTAACTTACCCCGCTGGCGCGGCTTCAATCTGCTCGAAAAGTTTGTGGCTGGCAGTACAGGACCCGAACCCGAAGGCCCGTATCAGGAGCGGGATTTTGAGTGGATTGCCAACTGGGATTTTAATTTTGTCAGGCTGCCGATGTCGTATCAGTGCTGGGCCACACCCGACCCGAAACACTGGACCAAGATAAACGAGCGTGTGCTTCGGGAGGTCGATCAGGCGGTCGACTACGGAAAACAGTATAAACTGCACGTCAATCTGAATCTGCACCGGATTCCAGGCTACTGCGTGAATCCACCTGCCGAACCTCTCAATCTATGGACCGACGAGCAGGCACTGGAAGCCGCCGTTTTTCATTGGAAACACCTGGCCGAGCGGTACAAAGGACGACCCAATCGGGAAGTGTCGTTTGATCTCATCAACGAACCCAATACCAACGAAGCCAGCTACGTGCGGGTTGTTACGGCCCTGGTTGAGGGCATCCGCTCGGTTGATCCGGAGCGGCTGATCATCGTCGATGGTCTGCAATACGGCAACCAGCCGGTTCCGCAACTCGCTAAGCTCAAACTGGCACAAAGCACGCGGGGATACCTCCCCATGAACGTTAGTCATTACGGGGCATCGTGGGTGCCAACGCTCAGTGATGCTCCGCCACCAACCTGGCCGGCCAACTGGATGAACGTGACCTGGAACGCCGAAACGTTACGTAAGGTGGCCATTTCACCTTGGCAGAAACTGGAAAAAGAGGGCGTTGGCGTACACGTCGGCGAGTGGGGCTGTTTCAACAAAACGCCACACGACGTGGCGCTGCGCTGGATGGAAGACCAGCTTAGACTGTGGAAAAAGGCGGGTTGGGGGTGGGCTTTGTGGAATTTTCGAGGAGCATTCGGTATCCTGAACAGTGACCGGGCCGACGTAACGTACAAGAATTATCAGGGCGAGCAACTGGACGAAAAAATGCTCAAGCTGCTTCAGAATTACTAG
- a CDS encoding helix-turn-helix domain-containing protein: MPFGGLLANLMFVSSFTGLLISIALIVFKQPPFQAHANRLLSLSLLSLSVFSFISGLLVNHGILIFPYLFRVGAPLQYLSPPCAYLYVRAVLFRETKLKKHDWLFFVPFVLHVLELSPFYFQSEAAKLVYLRDLIKDIQGPIQQREGVLPPYYHPALKSILACIYIGMQWYLIYQFRRNTPVQERRNKRTLLNWLGIFTLLNTLLYSPIAAAIIFPVNPDSSAILALFLLVSYLLACGTILFFQPQTLYGLAMAVPEQSSPVLPPPVSHSAASQPVEPVHIPVPESAVDKESVNTSLEEVRTYSLGHEKRQEYRQQIEGYMEETQPFLRKGYTIKEMASDLGVPQHQVSIVINQEYGMNFNDFINRYRIDYIKEKLTQPDWRQLTLEGIALEAGFGNRTTFFRAFTKLTGTTPTAYLEQRAVNNE; encoded by the coding sequence ATGCCCTTTGGCGGTTTGTTGGCTAATCTGATGTTTGTTAGCTCGTTTACAGGGCTACTCATCAGCATTGCTCTTATTGTCTTCAAACAACCACCATTTCAGGCACATGCCAACCGGCTGCTAAGTTTGTCTCTGCTGAGTTTGTCAGTATTTTCGTTCATTAGCGGTCTGCTAGTCAATCATGGTATCCTAATATTTCCGTATCTGTTCCGGGTTGGGGCACCACTTCAATACCTGAGTCCGCCCTGCGCGTATCTGTATGTCCGGGCCGTACTGTTTCGCGAAACGAAACTGAAAAAGCACGACTGGCTTTTCTTTGTGCCATTCGTCCTGCATGTCCTGGAATTGTCACCATTTTATTTCCAGAGTGAAGCCGCCAAACTGGTTTATCTGCGGGACCTGATCAAGGATATTCAGGGGCCAATTCAGCAGAGGGAAGGGGTACTGCCACCTTATTACCATCCAGCCCTGAAGTCGATTCTGGCCTGCATATACATCGGAATGCAATGGTATCTGATTTACCAGTTTCGACGGAACACACCGGTGCAGGAACGTCGGAATAAACGAACGCTGCTGAACTGGCTGGGTATCTTCACCTTACTGAATACTCTGCTTTATTCCCCTATTGCGGCCGCTATCATTTTTCCAGTTAACCCGGATTCGTCGGCTATTCTTGCCTTATTTCTGTTGGTGAGCTACCTGCTGGCCTGTGGTACGATTCTGTTCTTTCAGCCGCAAACGTTGTATGGACTGGCGATGGCTGTACCCGAACAGAGTAGCCCAGTACTACCTCCGCCTGTGAGTCATTCTGCGGCTTCGCAGCCCGTAGAGCCTGTACATATACCCGTGCCGGAGTCTGCCGTTGACAAAGAATCCGTCAATACGTCTCTGGAAGAAGTCCGTACGTATTCACTGGGCCACGAGAAACGACAGGAATACCGGCAGCAGATTGAGGGCTACATGGAGGAAACCCAGCCCTTCCTGCGGAAAGGATACACCATTAAAGAGATGGCCAGCGACCTGGGCGTGCCGCAGCACCAGGTATCGATTGTCATCAACCAAGAGTACGGAATGAATTTTAACGATTTCATCAATCGGTACCGAATCGACTACATTAAAGAAAAACTTACCCAGCCCGACTGGCGCCAGCTGACGCTGGAGGGCATTGCGCTGGAAGCTGGTTTTGGTAACCGGACCACTTTTTTTCGGGCCTTCACTAAGCTAACCGGCACAACGCCCACGGCCTATCTAGAGCAGCGGGCCGTTAATAATGAATGA
- a CDS encoding MOSC domain-containing protein yields the protein MQNITDLFEVFPRSGRVEWIGFRSERRAPVTVVDTVEVSEKKGLIGDHYSGRSGNRHVTLIQAEHLPVVAALTGRSELDPALVRRNIVVSGLNLLALKDHQIRIGDVTLEITGLCHPCSKMETTLGPGGYNAMRGHGGLTAKVVQGGTIRQGDSVDVIPNK from the coding sequence ATGCAGAATATCACCGACTTGTTCGAAGTGTTTCCCCGTTCGGGCCGGGTCGAATGGATTGGGTTTCGGTCTGAACGACGCGCTCCTGTAACGGTCGTTGACACGGTAGAGGTATCAGAAAAAAAAGGATTGATTGGTGATCACTACAGCGGCCGGAGTGGGAACCGGCACGTAACGTTGATTCAGGCCGAGCACCTGCCCGTGGTAGCCGCCCTGACAGGTCGGTCTGAACTCGATCCAGCCTTAGTACGTCGCAATATTGTCGTGTCCGGGCTCAACCTGCTGGCGTTGAAAGATCATCAGATTCGTATTGGCGACGTAACGCTGGAGATTACCGGCCTGTGTCATCCCTGCTCAAAAATGGAAACTACTCTGGGGCCGGGGGGCTACAACGCCATGCGTGGGCACGGCGGCTTAACGGCTAAAGTAGTACAGGGTGGGACTATCCGGCAAGGAGACAGCGTCGACGTAATACCTAACAAGTGA
- a CDS encoding HAD family hydrolase, whose product MKAVIFDMDGVLVDTNPHHKTAWREYYQRFSKELSDDDFVRYVSGKHNAAIVAHLFDNQSMTEAEVKQLSDEKEALFRELYQHHMAPVSGLIDFLEALKAAGIRMAVATSAPVENLDFVVDTLNIRSYFDVLLNESLVNRPKPDPEIYELAMNKLGVSPEESVIFEDSTTGIQAAKASGAYVIGVTTTQSVEELMPFVDETINDFTDMTAERLQRLINVF is encoded by the coding sequence ATGAAAGCAGTCATTTTTGATATGGATGGCGTATTGGTTGATACCAACCCGCACCACAAAACCGCCTGGCGCGAATACTACCAGCGTTTCAGCAAAGAACTGAGCGATGACGACTTTGTCCGTTACGTGTCGGGTAAGCACAATGCCGCTATTGTAGCGCATTTGTTTGATAACCAGTCGATGACCGAGGCTGAAGTAAAGCAGTTGAGCGACGAGAAGGAAGCGCTTTTCCGGGAGTTGTATCAGCACCACATGGCTCCCGTATCCGGCCTGATCGATTTTCTGGAAGCTCTGAAAGCAGCTGGTATCCGGATGGCCGTTGCAACATCAGCCCCGGTCGAGAACCTCGATTTTGTCGTCGATACGTTGAATATTCGATCGTATTTCGACGTACTGCTGAACGAGAGTCTGGTCAATCGGCCTAAACCCGATCCGGAGATTTACGAGCTGGCCATGAACAAGCTGGGCGTCTCGCCTGAGGAATCGGTTATTTTCGAGGACTCGACCACCGGTATCCAGGCCGCCAAGGCATCGGGTGCGTACGTAATTGGCGTCACGACGACCCAGTCGGTCGAAGAGCTTATGCCCTTTGTGGACGAAACCATCAATGATTTTACGGATATGACCGCCGAGCGGCTCCAGCGACTCATTAACGTTTTTTAA
- a CDS encoding LytR/AlgR family response regulator transcription factor — MITESHFLNVLIVEDELVTAMDIQETLENAGHTVVAIADTSQDAVNAFKDYHPDLVMIDIQLGEQEPKGGINAVRAMQAIRPVPIIYLTANSEQAMIKMARKTLPAAYLLKPFRPDELIIQVELAYHTFAANQPRQPAGTTPQELFLHIDQGYEKILPRDVLYIMADGVYSKLFLVNRDKPRHVSMNLSHLAEYFTGNSFYRLSRSYLINLDHLERLERNSIYMVNDKTPIPVPADSRKELMNKLTIVRTKKKE; from the coding sequence ATGATAACAGAATCACATTTCCTGAACGTATTGATCGTAGAAGATGAATTGGTTACCGCGATGGATATCCAGGAAACGCTGGAAAACGCTGGTCATACGGTAGTGGCAATTGCTGACACCAGTCAGGATGCCGTCAATGCATTCAAAGACTATCATCCTGACCTGGTGATGATCGACATTCAGCTCGGCGAACAGGAGCCTAAAGGAGGGATCAATGCCGTTCGGGCGATGCAGGCTATCCGCCCCGTACCCATCATCTACCTGACGGCAAACTCTGAGCAAGCAATGATAAAAATGGCCCGGAAAACACTGCCAGCGGCCTATTTGCTCAAACCGTTTCGTCCCGATGAGTTGATTATACAAGTTGAGCTGGCATATCATACGTTCGCGGCTAACCAGCCCCGTCAGCCTGCTGGTACGACTCCTCAGGAACTATTTCTACACATCGATCAGGGCTACGAAAAAATCCTGCCCAGGGATGTTCTTTACATCATGGCCGATGGGGTTTACAGCAAGCTGTTTCTAGTGAACCGCGATAAACCGCGGCATGTCAGCATGAACCTGAGTCACCTGGCCGAGTATTTTACGGGGAACAGTTTCTACCGACTTTCCCGCTCGTACCTGATCAACCTCGATCATCTCGAACGGCTGGAGCGGAATAGCATTTACATGGTGAACGACAAAACGCCTATCCCCGTCCCGGCCGATAGCCGGAAGGAGCTGATGAACAAGCTGACAATCGTCAGGACTAAGAAGAAAGAGTAA
- a CDS encoding sensor histidine kinase — protein MVRLVVYLLLNGCLLLGGARLCWGQSASFSVKSNADPLRQLRQEEQKAMLARDSVKLASIYERFGAFYEETGDNLSSKPYYLKALRIREARGDSYELGQLYLQLGANYRLQPFLAEEIQHVHQALALFKRIRSPKGQAHAYSALGGIYHRRYHPAEGKDSQALFDSAMVCFRTAEKLAAQLNDTLMMAEAADRLGALFLTIRKPQAIAYSQKAVALLKQQNNTAQINARLDLAFAQTLLDQTDEAYQTLQTAQLLYDKSQVNDAPLRNHMDITFMVFYEKTHQWQKAFDLLRQVYTRENTAFVTQHEGAVARLNVEYEAEKREALLQAKEQSLRTQQYMMLVILFLLVLAIGISFLFFRLYRKNQRISQQNEELVREQNHRVKNNLQVISSLLSLQARRLTDEGARKAVEESQMRIQAMTLLHRRLYDGDRLAQVDLREFIPELVQTILKAFGYSSVNLQLDCDAIFLTADRAVPMGLILNELITNACKYAFPTQEYPFLEIACCIKQNRLHLQVQDNGQYPVDLEILQETRRAYNVQKQWGSKEASSQPVVRSKTLGMSLIQSQVKQLNGTGQFRINKGTLFTLAFQL, from the coding sequence ATGGTTCGTCTGGTTGTATATCTGTTGCTGAATGGTTGTCTGCTACTTGGTGGGGCAAGGCTCTGCTGGGGGCAGTCGGCATCGTTCAGCGTGAAAAGCAACGCCGACCCGCTACGGCAGCTTCGGCAGGAAGAACAAAAAGCTATGTTGGCCCGTGACTCGGTAAAACTAGCCAGCATTTATGAACGTTTTGGGGCCTTTTACGAAGAGACAGGAGATAATCTCTCGTCCAAACCCTACTACCTGAAAGCCCTCAGAATTAGAGAAGCACGTGGAGATTCGTACGAGTTAGGGCAATTATACCTGCAGTTAGGTGCTAATTATAGATTGCAGCCATTTCTGGCCGAAGAAATTCAGCACGTACATCAGGCACTTGCCCTTTTCAAACGGATTCGTTCGCCAAAAGGGCAAGCTCATGCCTATTCTGCGCTGGGGGGGATTTATCATCGCCGATATCATCCGGCTGAGGGAAAGGATTCACAAGCTCTGTTTGACAGCGCTATGGTCTGCTTTCGGACGGCCGAAAAACTGGCTGCCCAACTCAACGATACACTAATGATGGCGGAAGCGGCTGACCGACTGGGCGCATTATTTTTAACCATCCGAAAGCCTCAGGCAATAGCATACAGCCAGAAAGCGGTAGCGCTCCTCAAACAACAGAACAATACAGCACAGATTAACGCAAGGCTCGATCTTGCATTTGCCCAAACACTGCTGGACCAAACGGACGAAGCCTATCAGACGCTGCAAACAGCCCAGCTATTATATGACAAAAGCCAGGTGAACGATGCCCCGCTAAGAAATCACATGGACATAACGTTCATGGTATTTTACGAAAAGACGCATCAATGGCAAAAGGCGTTTGATCTACTAAGGCAAGTTTATACGCGCGAAAACACGGCCTTTGTCACTCAGCATGAAGGAGCCGTCGCCCGGTTGAATGTGGAGTACGAAGCAGAAAAGAGAGAAGCGTTGCTACAGGCAAAGGAACAATCACTACGCACCCAGCAGTACATGATGCTCGTTATTCTGTTTCTGTTAGTACTGGCTATCGGCATAAGCTTTCTGTTCTTTCGACTCTACCGGAAAAACCAACGGATCAGCCAGCAAAATGAGGAACTGGTTCGGGAGCAGAATCACCGCGTTAAAAATAACTTACAGGTAATATCCAGTCTGCTTAGTTTGCAGGCCCGTCGCCTGACCGATGAAGGGGCCCGAAAAGCCGTGGAAGAGAGCCAGATGCGTATCCAGGCTATGACCTTACTACACCGACGTTTGTATGACGGTGATCGACTCGCGCAGGTTGACCTGCGCGAGTTCATCCCGGAACTTGTGCAGACGATTCTCAAAGCCTTTGGCTATTCGTCCGTAAATCTTCAGCTCGATTGTGACGCTATCTTTCTCACCGCCGACAGAGCCGTACCGATGGGCCTGATTCTCAATGAACTAATAACCAACGCCTGCAAGTACGCTTTTCCAACGCAGGAATATCCTTTTTTGGAAATTGCCTGTTGTATAAAGCAGAATCGGCTGCATCTACAGGTGCAGGATAATGGCCAATATCCTGTTGATCTTGAGATACTACAGGAAACCAGAAGAGCGTACAATGTTCAGAAACAGTGGGGCTCTAAAGAAGCATCTAGTCAGCCTGTAGTCCGCAGTAAAACCCTGGGAATGTCGCTTATTCAGTCGCAGGTGAAGCAGCTGAACGGCACTGGTCAGTTTCGTATAAACAAGGGTACTTTATTCACACTGGCGTTTCAACTATGA
- a CDS encoding endonuclease MutS2, which produces MLYPTTLESKLGFDTIREYLKESCISSLGQDYVGKIRFTDNVQLIDKLLRQTTEFKQIVQYETDFPSSNYIDIRPHLSRVRVEGMALTEAEFFDIKLALRTIQECLRFLSKREEDNTFPFLRELAGPIAVNKSLADAIERVIDDRGNVKDSASPELASIRRRIISEQANLRKRLDGILRQARQNGWIPDDLNLTIRGGRLVIPIAAEHKRKIKGFVHDESQTGQTVFLEPAEVFDSNNEIRELEYEERREIYRILLALTDQIRPHLEDLRKAVNFLAQIDFIRAKAKLALQLDAVMPKLSERPLVDWTTARHPLLHLSFQKQGKTVVPLSVRLDEKSRILIISGPNAGGKSVALKTIGLIQYMLQCGLLVPMADYSEMGIFQNLFIDIGDEQSLENDLSTYSSHLTAMKQFVIGANKRTLFLIDEFGTGTEPGLGGAIAESILEDLNKSGAYGVINTHYTNLKVFADKTAGLINGAMRFDGEHLEPLYQLEIGRPGSSFAFEIAQKIGLPKGIIDRAKEKLGSQQVNFEKLLKELDIERRVFSEKNLEIGINQRKLAQQLAEYTALKTRLDNEQKKLLNDAKQKAKALVQEANQRIESTIREIKENKAERETTRQVRQELERFDKKELMPEVLVSDKPAPVEEEFETDNGAITAGSYVRISGQSAAIGQVLSIRGKDAEVRIGDLKSNVKLNRLEKVSRKVFKDATDVRDDRPRSQGVDMNEKMQNFSFNLDIRGKRGEEALGEVDRFVDDALMLGYPELRIVHGKGDGILRTLIRNHLRGYKQVGRMEDEHADRGGAGVTIVKMK; this is translated from the coding sequence ATGCTGTACCCAACTACCTTAGAAAGCAAACTAGGATTCGATACAATCCGCGAGTACCTGAAAGAATCCTGCATTAGTTCGCTTGGGCAGGATTATGTCGGTAAGATTCGCTTTACGGATAACGTACAACTGATCGATAAACTCCTGCGCCAGACAACGGAGTTCAAACAGATTGTTCAGTACGAAACCGATTTCCCCAGCAGTAACTACATCGATATTCGACCACACCTGAGCCGGGTGCGTGTTGAAGGAATGGCCCTGACCGAAGCCGAGTTTTTCGACATTAAGCTCGCTCTACGAACCATTCAGGAATGCCTGCGTTTCCTGTCCAAACGCGAAGAGGACAACACGTTTCCCTTTCTGCGCGAACTGGCCGGACCGATTGCTGTTAACAAAAGTCTGGCCGATGCCATCGAGCGCGTTATCGACGATCGGGGTAATGTCAAAGATTCGGCCTCGCCCGAGCTGGCCAGTATTCGCCGACGTATCATCAGCGAGCAGGCTAACCTGCGGAAACGGCTGGACGGTATCCTGCGACAGGCGCGGCAGAACGGCTGGATTCCCGACGATCTGAACCTGACCATTCGCGGAGGCCGGCTGGTGATTCCCATTGCCGCCGAGCACAAACGCAAGATAAAGGGCTTTGTCCACGACGAATCGCAGACGGGGCAGACGGTTTTTCTGGAACCCGCCGAAGTATTCGATTCCAACAACGAAATCCGCGAACTGGAGTACGAAGAACGGCGGGAGATTTACCGGATTCTACTGGCCCTGACGGATCAGATCCGCCCGCACCTGGAGGATCTCCGTAAAGCCGTTAACTTCCTGGCTCAGATTGATTTCATTCGGGCGAAGGCAAAACTGGCTCTTCAGCTCGATGCGGTCATGCCGAAGCTGAGCGAACGCCCGCTGGTCGACTGGACGACGGCCCGGCACCCGCTGCTGCATCTGTCTTTTCAGAAACAGGGGAAAACCGTGGTGCCGCTGAGTGTCCGGCTGGACGAGAAATCCCGGATTCTGATCATTTCCGGTCCGAATGCCGGCGGTAAATCGGTAGCGCTCAAGACGATCGGGCTGATTCAGTACATGCTGCAGTGCGGCCTGCTGGTTCCCATGGCCGATTACTCAGAAATGGGCATCTTCCAGAATCTGTTTATCGACATTGGCGATGAGCAGTCACTGGAAAACGACCTTAGTACGTACAGTTCGCACCTGACCGCCATGAAGCAGTTTGTGATTGGTGCCAACAAGCGGACGCTCTTTCTGATTGATGAATTTGGTACGGGTACCGAACCCGGTTTGGGTGGAGCCATCGCCGAATCTATTCTTGAAGACCTCAACAAGTCGGGGGCGTATGGTGTCATCAATACGCACTATACCAACCTGAAAGTCTTCGCCGACAAAACCGCGGGCCTGATCAACGGAGCCATGCGATTCGATGGGGAGCATCTGGAGCCACTCTACCAACTGGAGATCGGTCGTCCGGGCTCATCGTTCGCGTTTGAGATTGCCCAGAAAATCGGTCTGCCCAAAGGCATTATTGACCGGGCCAAGGAAAAACTGGGCAGCCAGCAGGTCAATTTCGAGAAATTGCTGAAAGAACTGGATATCGAACGGCGGGTCTTTTCGGAAAAGAACCTTGAAATCGGCATCAACCAGCGAAAGCTGGCTCAGCAGCTGGCTGAATATACGGCCCTGAAAACCCGCCTGGACAACGAGCAGAAAAAGCTTCTGAACGACGCCAAGCAAAAAGCCAAGGCGCTCGTGCAGGAAGCCAACCAGCGAATTGAGAGCACCATCCGGGAAATCAAGGAAAACAAAGCCGAACGCGAAACGACCCGGCAGGTACGTCAGGAACTGGAGCGCTTCGACAAGAAAGAATTAATGCCCGAGGTACTGGTTTCCGATAAGCCGGCTCCGGTTGAAGAAGAGTTTGAAACCGACAATGGGGCCATTACGGCCGGCAGCTACGTGCGCATCAGCGGACAGAGCGCGGCCATTGGCCAGGTGCTGTCGATTCGTGGTAAAGACGCGGAGGTGCGTATCGGCGATCTGAAGTCAAACGTCAAGCTGAACCGGCTGGAGAAAGTTAGCCGGAAAGTATTCAAAGATGCTACCGACGTGCGCGACGACCGTCCGCGCAGTCAGGGTGTCGACATGAACGAGAAGATGCAGAACTTCAGCTTCAATCTCGACATTCGGGGCAAACGGGGCGAGGAAGCCCTGGGTGAAGTTGATCGCTTTGTGGACGACGCGCTTATGCTTGGTTATCCGGAGCTACGCATCGTTCACGGGAAAGGCGACGGGATTCTGCGGACGCTCATCCGGAATCACCTGCGTGGCTATAAACAGGTTGGCAGGATGGAGGACGAACATGCCGACCGGGGTGGCGCCGGGGTTACGATTGTTAAAATGAAATAA